The following are encoded in a window of Salinibacter grassmerensis genomic DNA:
- a CDS encoding CBS domain-containing protein: MKVREAIHSATPALQSSDPVEKALGLLMEHHVRHLPVVNEDGRLAGVIAEKRLMDADGPEASIGSLLIGRPVSVLPDAHIFDAARMMVEHDLSTVPVADSEDQYLGLLRRHDIFDQFAQMLSTRERGAILALEVDRRDYALSKLIHVIEQNEAKVLAVASELPETSTDDIRVTLKLNVKDTSRVRHVLEHNDYHVVAAFGEEGEELEELVDEFVRYLEV; this comes from the coding sequence ATGAAAGTACGAGAGGCTATCCACTCCGCCACGCCTGCTCTCCAGAGCTCCGACCCGGTGGAAAAGGCCCTGGGGCTGCTCATGGAGCACCACGTGCGTCACCTGCCGGTCGTGAACGAGGACGGACGACTGGCCGGCGTGATCGCCGAGAAGCGCCTGATGGACGCCGATGGGCCCGAGGCCTCAATCGGGTCGCTGCTCATCGGGCGGCCCGTGAGCGTGCTGCCGGACGCGCACATTTTTGACGCGGCACGCATGATGGTTGAGCACGACCTCAGCACCGTGCCGGTGGCCGATTCGGAGGACCAGTACCTCGGGCTTCTCCGCCGGCATGACATCTTCGACCAGTTTGCCCAGATGCTGTCGACTCGCGAACGAGGAGCCATCCTGGCCCTGGAGGTCGACCGGCGCGACTACGCCCTTTCCAAGCTCATCCACGTGATCGAGCAGAACGAGGCGAAGGTGCTGGCCGTGGCCTCGGAGCTGCCGGAGACCTCGACGGACGACATCCGAGTCACGCTCAAGCTTAACGTGAAGGACACCTCCCGCGTCCGTCACGTCCTTGAGCACAACGACTACCACGTTGTGGCGGCCTTCGGAGAAGAGGGCGAAGAGCTGGAGGAATTGGTCGATGAGTTCGTGCGGTACCTGGAGGTATAG
- a CDS encoding glycoside hydrolase family 13 protein, producing the protein MRRILAAVLLLLACPALVLAQAPEIDRIDPPFWWVDMERSTVELMVYGENLAETRVGLGRHPGVTLDRVTEVENPDYLFVRLRIADAATPGTVPLRFRHDTGTLTRDFELRPRRTDTYAQGFSSEDVIYLLMPDRFANGNPENDSIPGFLEGVDRSDPDARHGGDFAGIREHLDYIDDLGMTALWMTPIFENDMPPEYGAYHGYAATDMYRVDPRFGSNDTFRRLVASAHERDMKVIMDMIHNHIGDQHEWMDDPPTDDWVHDFDAHGTTNYEGAAAIDPYAAEHDREQLTDAWFVPSMPDLNQDNELLATYLIQNTLWWIESTGIDGIRMDTYFYADKDYMTRWTSAVRAEYPDFNIVGESWVPTVPHEAYWQDDFQAHPDDYDSDLPSVTDFPLSFAMQEAFSPDGGSVYDLYQTLAQDHVYPAPNKLVTFLDNHDLSRFFSVVDEDEAAFKLAYTFLMTTRGIPQVYYATELMQPMLDVEGDGAKRADMPGGWPNDTRSVFTEGGRTARENRAHDFVTALTTWREDAEVVHHGSLTHYIPQDDTYVYFRYDADDAVMVVLNDAEESRTLDLDRFEERIQDHTTGRDVISGTTVPLGDSLTVPARTPMVLELQK; encoded by the coding sequence ATGCGACGCATCCTCGCCGCCGTACTGCTCCTTCTCGCCTGCCCCGCCCTCGTTCTGGCACAGGCGCCCGAGATCGACCGCATCGATCCGCCCTTCTGGTGGGTCGACATGGAACGGTCGACCGTGGAGCTGATGGTCTACGGCGAGAATCTCGCCGAAACCCGGGTGGGGCTCGGGCGTCACCCCGGCGTGACGCTGGACCGGGTCACGGAGGTCGAAAATCCCGACTACCTCTTCGTTCGCCTCCGCATCGCCGACGCGGCCACGCCCGGCACGGTGCCGCTCCGCTTCCGACACGACACAGGGACGCTCACCCGCGACTTTGAGCTCCGCCCGCGGCGCACCGACACCTACGCCCAGGGCTTCTCCAGCGAGGACGTGATCTACCTCCTCATGCCGGACCGGTTCGCGAACGGCAATCCCGAAAACGATTCGATTCCTGGCTTCCTGGAGGGGGTAGACCGCTCCGACCCTGACGCGCGCCACGGCGGGGACTTCGCTGGCATCCGCGAGCACCTCGACTACATCGACGACCTGGGCATGACGGCGCTCTGGATGACGCCCATCTTCGAGAACGACATGCCCCCCGAGTACGGCGCCTATCATGGCTACGCCGCCACCGATATGTATCGGGTGGACCCGCGGTTCGGAAGCAACGACACGTTCCGGCGGCTCGTGGCGAGCGCCCACGAACGGGACATGAAGGTGATCATGGACATGATCCACAACCACATCGGCGACCAGCACGAGTGGATGGACGACCCGCCGACCGACGACTGGGTCCACGACTTCGACGCGCACGGCACCACCAACTATGAGGGCGCCGCCGCCATCGACCCGTACGCCGCCGAGCACGACCGGGAGCAGCTGACGGACGCCTGGTTCGTCCCCTCGATGCCCGACCTCAACCAGGACAACGAGCTCTTGGCCACCTATCTCATTCAGAACACGCTCTGGTGGATCGAGTCGACCGGCATCGACGGCATCCGGATGGACACCTACTTCTACGCCGATAAGGACTACATGACGCGCTGGACGTCGGCCGTGCGTGCGGAGTACCCTGACTTCAATATCGTGGGCGAGAGCTGGGTGCCGACCGTGCCCCACGAGGCCTACTGGCAGGACGACTTTCAGGCCCACCCCGACGACTACGACTCGGACCTGCCGAGCGTCACCGACTTCCCGCTAAGCTTCGCAATGCAGGAGGCTTTCTCCCCCGACGGCGGGAGCGTCTACGATCTCTACCAGACGCTCGCCCAGGACCACGTCTATCCCGCGCCCAACAAGCTCGTGACCTTCCTCGACAACCACGACCTCAGCCGGTTTTTCTCCGTCGTGGACGAGGACGAGGCCGCCTTCAAGCTGGCGTATACGTTCCTCATGACGACGCGCGGCATTCCGCAGGTCTACTACGCCACGGAATTAATGCAGCCGATGTTGGACGTGGAGGGCGACGGCGCCAAGCGGGCCGACATGCCCGGCGGCTGGCCGAACGACACGCGGAGTGTGTTCACCGAAGGGGGCCGCACGGCCCGCGAGAACCGGGCACACGACTTCGTGACCGCCCTGACGACGTGGCGTGAGGACGCCGAGGTGGTTCACCACGGCAGCCTTACCCACTACATCCCGCAGGACGACACCTACGTTTACTTCCGGTACGACGCCGATGATGCAGTAATGGTCGTCCTCAACGACGCGGAGGAATCGCGCACCCTAGACCTCGATCGCTTCGAGGAGCGCATCCAGGATCACACGACGGGCCGCGACGTGATCAGCGGAACGACCGTGCCCCTCGGCGACTCCCTCACGGTGCCCGCACGGACCCCGATGGTGCTCGAGCTTCAGAAGTGA